Proteins from one Clostridium cellulovorans 743B genomic window:
- a CDS encoding PLP-dependent aminotransferase family protein: MFSSIEFNDKEPIYLQIENYIKIMIKNGMLVTDGKLPATRELSTILEVSRNSVITAYENLEVEGILYTVKGKGTFVAKNKILKGEQWKVSWGERTNNYGRLSEELDIVKHEIPWSKNLISFKSISPDGELFDMEEFKKAFLNSISIEGHKILNYGYAKGYKPLMDYLKAYMRKKGIETEDKEIIITNGFTEALEILLTAYTKPGDKILCENPTHNTAIKIMRVHDLDIIGVTMKEDGIDLSELETRLKSGKIKFGYLIPSYHNPTGIVMKAEKRLKVYKLFKKYDVPIIEDGFSEELLYNSTHISPMAALDKGGTGVVYIGSFSKILFPGIRIGWILADKELISTVESVKRCKNIHSSFLDQGVLYEYLKSGAFEKHVKKTRRFYKEKYELALKCINKYITPSFIYGEGALHVYIGLDGISSRELLDRCYKRGVIFTTGDIFSIDDSCKNTLRLGLSRVTLEEIEEGIKIIGQCINELQSEG, from the coding sequence ATATTTTCTTCAATAGAATTTAATGATAAAGAGCCGATATATTTGCAAATCGAAAATTATATAAAGATCATGATAAAGAATGGAATGCTAGTTACTGATGGGAAACTCCCTGCTACAAGGGAACTTTCTACAATCTTAGAGGTAAGCCGTAATTCTGTAATTACAGCTTATGAAAACTTAGAGGTAGAAGGAATTCTTTATACGGTAAAAGGAAAAGGCACTTTTGTAGCTAAGAATAAAATTCTTAAAGGTGAGCAATGGAAGGTTTCTTGGGGTGAAAGAACTAATAACTATGGCAGACTTTCGGAAGAACTAGACATAGTTAAGCATGAAATTCCATGGTCAAAGAATTTGATTTCTTTTAAAAGCATTTCACCAGATGGAGAACTCTTTGATATGGAGGAGTTTAAGAAAGCTTTTTTAAATAGTATTTCTATTGAAGGACATAAAATATTAAATTACGGATATGCAAAAGGATATAAACCTTTGATGGATTATCTGAAAGCTTATATGAGGAAAAAAGGAATTGAAACAGAGGACAAAGAAATAATAATAACCAATGGTTTTACAGAAGCATTGGAAATATTACTTACTGCTTACACAAAGCCAGGAGATAAAATCCTTTGTGAAAATCCTACCCATAATACTGCCATAAAAATTATGAGAGTTCATGACCTTGATATCATTGGTGTAACAATGAAGGAAGATGGTATTGATTTAAGTGAATTAGAAACCAGATTAAAGTCAGGAAAAATAAAGTTTGGATACTTGATTCCTTCTTATCATAATCCTACTGGTATAGTGATGAAGGCGGAAAAAAGGCTTAAAGTATACAAGTTATTTAAGAAGTATGATGTTCCAATAATAGAAGATGGCTTTAGTGAAGAACTATTATACAATAGTACTCATATTTCACCAATGGCTGCTTTAGATAAGGGCGGAACAGGGGTAGTTTATATAGGGAGTTTTTCAAAAATATTATTTCCTGGGATTAGAATTGGGTGGATATTAGCTGATAAAGAGCTTATATCAACAGTTGAAAGCGTTAAGAGATGTAAAAACATTCATAGCTCCTTTTTAGATCAAGGAGTTTTATATGAATATCTTAAAAGCGGAGCCTTTGAAAAGCATGTAAAAAAAACTAGAAGGTTTTATAAAGAAAAATATGAATTAGCATTAAAGTGTATAAATAAATATATAACCCCAAGTTTTATATATGGAGAAGGAGCACTTCATGTATATATAGGGCTAGACGGAATATCTTCAAGGGAATTGCTTGATAGATGTTATAAAAGAGGTGTGATATTTACGACCGGGGATATCTTTAGTATAGATGATTCGTGTAAAAATACTCTAAGATTGGGATTATCAAGGGTTACGCTAGAGGAAATTGAAGAAGGAATTAAAATAATCGGGCAATGTATAAATGAACTTCAAAGTGAAGGGTAG
- a CDS encoding D-alanine--D-alanine ligase, protein MKVGVIMGGISSERAVSLKSGEEVVKYLNRNKYEVIPIVIDSKKQVVEKVQGIDFAFIALHGKFGEDGTIQGILEALEIPYSGCSVLTSAICMNKGITKSLLQNANINTAPWITVKSVEEIDYEKIKSLGYPVFIKPNNGGSSVATFCVKDEGEVEKAVKEGLKYDTEVMIEKYIKGEEITSFILNGEVFPTVMIETKSSGFFDYTAKYDDNGAEENVVYLKEQLQSQVAEISKKIWDLLYCRSYSRVDMIISNGIPYVLEVNTLPGLTPHSLIPKSAKAKGMEFSELLDKIIKYSLV, encoded by the coding sequence ATGAAAGTCGGAGTAATTATGGGTGGAATTTCATCAGAAAGAGCAGTATCACTAAAGTCTGGGGAAGAAGTAGTAAAATATTTAAATAGAAATAAGTACGAGGTTATTCCTATAGTAATAGATTCTAAAAAGCAGGTAGTAGAAAAAGTTCAAGGAATTGATTTTGCTTTTATAGCTTTGCACGGAAAGTTTGGGGAGGATGGTACAATTCAAGGAATTCTTGAAGCTTTAGAGATTCCTTATAGTGGCTGCAGCGTATTAACTAGTGCCATTTGTATGAACAAAGGCATAACAAAGAGTCTTCTTCAAAATGCTAATATAAATACAGCACCTTGGATTACCGTTAAATCTGTAGAGGAAATCGATTATGAAAAGATAAAAAGTCTTGGATATCCTGTATTTATTAAACCTAACAATGGAGGATCTAGTGTTGCAACCTTTTGTGTAAAAGATGAAGGGGAAGTAGAAAAGGCTGTTAAAGAAGGTCTAAAATATGATACAGAGGTAATGATAGAAAAGTATATAAAAGGAGAAGAAATCACTTCTTTTATATTGAATGGAGAAGTTTTTCCAACAGTGATGATAGAAACGAAAAGCTCAGGATTCTTTGACTACACAGCTAAATATGATGATAATGGTGCAGAGGAAAATGTAGTATATTTAAAAGAACAATTGCAATCACAAGTAGCGGAGATTTCTAAGAAAATTTGGGATTTGTTATATTGCAGAAGCTACTCAAGAGTTGATATGATAATAAGTAACGGAATTCCTTATGTTTTAGAAGTTAATACCTTGCCGGGACTTACTCCTCACAGTTTAATTCCCAAAAGTGCTAAAGCAAAGGGAATGGAATTTAGTGAATTGTTAGATAAAATTATAAAATATTCCCTTGTTTAG